The following proteins are co-located in the Microcystis wesenbergii NRERC-220 genome:
- a CDS encoding helix-turn-helix domain-containing protein, whose product MKSYPVEFRQKILDCYYNEPISQRQLAKRFCVTLSFVQKLLKQSRETGDIRPKTYRCGRHLKLTPEQMIALGELIEENNDATLAELSELFWQRTGIVLSVATVARMAERLRMTRPKNSTPSRKRAGKSTKT is encoded by the coding sequence ATGAAATCCTATCCAGTAGAGTTCCGTCAAAAAATTCTAGACTGTTATTATAACGAGCCGATCTCCCAGCGTCAATTAGCGAAAAGATTCTGCGTAACCTTAAGTTTCGTCCAAAAGCTTTTGAAACAATCTCGGGAAACGGGAGATATTCGACCGAAAACTTATCGATGTGGACGTCATTTAAAACTCACGCCAGAACAAATGATCGCCCTCGGCGAGTTAATTGAAGAAAATAATGACGCAACTCTAGCCGAACTATCGGAACTATTCTGGCAAAGAACTGGTATAGTTTTAAGTGTAGCGACAGTGGCAAGAATGGCTGAACGCTTGAGAATGACCCGCCCAAAAAACTCTACACCCTCCCGAAAAAGAGCCGGAAAGAGTACAAAAACTTAG